One Rhodococcus sp. P1Y DNA window includes the following coding sequences:
- a CDS encoding GbsR/MarR family transcriptional regulator, with amino-acid sequence MVEAGPRTPEAFPEWFIDRFADYWQSGGASRIEGRIVGYLLINESPGVSAAELAQALGTSRGSISNYIRRLIARGFVQQVRRPRDRVHYYVMDSDVWGGFLENEHAYLENQRALATAALKYADPSGPAYLRVLNMRDYMGWIIDNRMLRSEWNRFKEERDRS; translated from the coding sequence ATGGTCGAGGCGGGGCCACGGACACCGGAAGCATTCCCCGAGTGGTTCATCGACCGATTCGCCGACTACTGGCAGTCCGGCGGCGCGTCACGCATCGAGGGCCGGATCGTCGGATACCTGCTGATCAACGAGTCCCCAGGAGTCAGCGCCGCTGAGTTGGCCCAAGCGCTCGGTACCAGCAGAGGGTCGATCTCCAACTACATCCGGCGGCTCATCGCACGTGGATTCGTCCAGCAGGTTCGCCGCCCCCGCGACCGCGTGCACTACTACGTCATGGATTCCGACGTGTGGGGCGGGTTCCTGGAGAACGAGCACGCGTACCTGGAGAATCAAAGAGCGCTCGCAACGGCGGCGTTGAAGTACGCCGACCCGTCGGGGCCCGCGTACCTCCGTGTGCTCAACATGAGGGACTACATGGGGTGGATCATCGACAACCGCATGCTGCGCAGCGAGTGGAATCGGTTCAAGGAAGAGCGCGACCGGTCCTAG
- a CDS encoding SRPBCC family protein, which translates to MTREFTVSDSVVVNASARELYDAISDPTRMGTWSPENLGAHVTNPRETTYVGMEFDGRNKRGRAQWVTRSTVTVADPGKAFEFRVFAIGVKSPRIKGANATWRYDFETVPEGTRVTETWTDDRRKWPDAVSLVFDKIVTSGKTFPQFQRRNIAKTLDNLRKHYA; encoded by the coding sequence ATGACCCGCGAATTCACCGTCTCCGACAGCGTCGTCGTGAACGCCTCTGCCCGCGAGCTGTACGACGCCATCAGCGACCCGACACGGATGGGAACCTGGAGTCCCGAGAATCTCGGCGCCCACGTGACCAATCCTCGCGAGACCACTTATGTCGGAATGGAATTCGATGGAAGAAACAAGCGTGGCCGCGCACAGTGGGTCACCCGGTCGACGGTGACGGTGGCCGATCCAGGCAAGGCTTTCGAATTCCGAGTATTCGCAATCGGCGTGAAGTCGCCTCGGATCAAGGGCGCGAACGCGACGTGGCGCTACGACTTCGAGACGGTTCCGGAAGGTACCCGGGTGACCGAGACCTGGACCGACGACCGCCGGAAGTGGCCGGACGCAGTGTCATTGGTGTTCGACAAGATCGTCACGAGCGGTAAGACGTTCCCGCAGTTCCAGCGTCGCAACATCGCCAAGACCCTCGACAATCTACGCAAGCACTACGCCTGA
- a CDS encoding phosphodiesterase — protein MKARTAEHPRPNHCLLHLSDTHLVEGGNLYGGVDSTATLQRLLGDVQASGVRPDALVFTGDLTDRGEAGAYDRLRALVEPVAEALDARIIWAMGNHDDRANFRSRLLDQQPSTGTVDRVHDLDGLRVITLDSTVPGKHHGELLRDQLDWLAGVLATPAEFGTILAMHHPPVPTVLDLAVLVELLDQKALADVVRGTDVRSIIAGHLHYSTTATFAGIPVSVASATCYTQDLNVEPGAIRGRDGAQAFNLVHVYDDTVVHSVVPIGSYDTVGEYVHADEVARRLERAGVRIADSTRHSRVSL, from the coding sequence ATGAAGGCTCGGACGGCAGAGCACCCACGCCCCAATCACTGCCTGCTGCATTTGAGTGACACCCACCTCGTCGAGGGGGGAAATCTCTACGGCGGCGTGGACAGTACGGCGACTCTGCAGAGGCTGCTCGGGGATGTCCAAGCGTCGGGAGTTCGTCCGGATGCTCTCGTGTTCACCGGGGATCTCACCGATCGCGGCGAAGCAGGTGCGTACGACAGGCTCCGCGCTCTGGTCGAGCCTGTCGCCGAAGCCCTCGACGCGCGCATCATCTGGGCAATGGGCAACCACGACGATCGAGCGAATTTTCGCAGTCGCCTTCTGGATCAGCAGCCGAGCACCGGCACGGTCGACCGCGTTCACGATCTCGACGGACTCCGAGTGATCACCCTGGACTCGACGGTGCCCGGCAAGCATCACGGCGAGTTGCTGCGCGACCAATTGGACTGGCTTGCAGGAGTTCTCGCCACTCCAGCTGAGTTCGGAACGATACTGGCAATGCATCATCCGCCGGTTCCGACTGTGCTCGATCTTGCTGTTCTCGTCGAACTGCTCGATCAGAAAGCCCTGGCCGACGTAGTCCGCGGCACCGATGTCCGTTCGATCATCGCCGGTCACCTGCACTATTCGACCACCGCGACATTCGCCGGAATCCCGGTGTCCGTTGCGTCCGCCACCTGCTACACGCAGGACCTCAACGTCGAACCGGGCGCGATCCGGGGCAGGGACGGAGCCCAGGCGTTCAATCTGGTCCACGTCTACGACGACACCGTCGTGCACTCGGTGGTGCCTATCGGCTCCTACGACACGGTCGGGGAGTACGTGCACGCTGATGAGGTCGCGCGTCGCCTCGAGCGTGCGGGCGTCAGAATCGCCGACAGCACCCGGCACTCACGCGTCAGCCTCTGA
- a CDS encoding SDR family NAD(P)-dependent oxidoreductase yields MSLPRPAPDRTAVVTGASSGIGDAIARELARRGHGVTLVARRADKLASLADELTALGVRAEVLPADLSVRSDRAELLGRVEALGLTPDILVNNAGLSTLGPVAASDPDAELNMIEVDVASVADLCSRFLPGMTARRRGAVLNVASTAAFQPLPGQAGYGACKAFVLSYTQSLVGELKGTGVSATALCPGPVDTGFGEAAGFAKGDAEKALPPMMWVTADVVAKTAVDGMAKGQMVAIPGVANRVGSIFAAITPRTLMVPMLARIHPGLKKR; encoded by the coding sequence ATGAGTCTTCCCAGACCAGCACCCGATCGAACAGCAGTCGTGACCGGAGCGTCGTCCGGAATCGGCGACGCCATTGCGCGCGAACTGGCGAGGCGCGGCCATGGGGTAACCCTGGTCGCCAGACGGGCCGACAAGCTGGCGTCGTTGGCAGACGAATTGACGGCACTCGGTGTGCGCGCCGAAGTACTGCCCGCGGATCTCTCGGTCAGATCCGACCGAGCCGAGCTACTCGGTCGCGTCGAGGCGCTGGGTCTGACACCGGACATCCTCGTCAACAACGCCGGACTCTCGACGCTAGGTCCCGTAGCCGCATCCGATCCGGACGCCGAGCTCAACATGATCGAGGTGGACGTCGCCTCCGTTGCCGACCTGTGCAGCCGATTCCTGCCGGGCATGACTGCCCGTCGACGCGGAGCGGTGTTGAACGTTGCGTCGACCGCGGCTTTTCAGCCACTCCCCGGGCAGGCCGGCTACGGCGCGTGCAAGGCCTTCGTGCTGTCCTACACCCAGAGTCTCGTCGGCGAGCTGAAGGGCACTGGTGTCAGCGCGACCGCCCTGTGCCCCGGCCCGGTCGATACCGGCTTCGGCGAGGCAGCCGGCTTCGCGAAGGGCGATGCCGAAAAGGCACTGCCGCCGATGATGTGGGTCACGGCCGACGTCGTCGCGAAGACCGCGGTCGACGGCATGGCAAAGGGCCAGATGGTCGCGATCCCGGGTGTGGCCAACCGCGTGGGATCGATCTTCGCCGCCATCACCCCGCGAACCCTGATGGTGCCCATGCTTGCTCGCATCCATCCCGGACTGAAAAAGAGGTAG
- a CDS encoding alpha/beta fold hydrolase, producing the protein MSEHLSSLPSPVYVSIDGADIATYTIEPRTTPVADVVFCHGTPWSAEVWATAARHLGMSHRVFLWDMPGYGRSTKNESVPVDLLAQIARCTRLIEHWGLQRPHVIAHDIGAAVALGSHLLDNDEYTSLYLWDPVIVEPWGSPFFQLVACHTEVFAKLPTPLHTALVETYIAGAAHNRLTGAQVEILSAPWIGDEEQSAFYRQIASLHPEHTRPIEERLGTVRCRVRIGWGEEDPWIPASRATVVQDLLPGHAEIVTVAGVGHLAPIEAPGVVHRELEEWLVETSEADA; encoded by the coding sequence ATGTCCGAACACCTGAGTTCGCTACCCTCGCCGGTCTACGTCTCGATAGACGGCGCCGACATCGCGACCTACACCATCGAACCGCGGACGACGCCCGTTGCCGACGTCGTCTTCTGCCACGGCACTCCGTGGTCCGCCGAAGTGTGGGCAACAGCAGCACGGCATCTGGGCATGTCCCACAGAGTGTTCCTGTGGGACATGCCGGGATACGGACGCTCCACGAAGAACGAGTCCGTGCCGGTCGATCTCCTCGCCCAGATCGCCCGCTGCACCCGACTGATCGAGCATTGGGGGCTGCAACGGCCCCATGTCATCGCTCACGACATCGGTGCGGCAGTCGCCCTCGGCTCCCATCTGCTCGACAACGACGAGTACACGAGTCTGTACCTCTGGGACCCGGTGATCGTCGAACCGTGGGGATCTCCGTTCTTTCAACTCGTCGCCTGCCACACCGAGGTGTTCGCGAAATTGCCGACACCCCTGCACACCGCGCTGGTCGAAACCTACATAGCCGGGGCAGCTCACAACCGACTGACCGGCGCACAGGTCGAGATATTGAGCGCACCCTGGATCGGGGACGAGGAGCAGAGCGCCTTCTATCGTCAGATCGCGTCGCTGCATCCGGAACACACACGTCCGATCGAGGAACGACTGGGCACGGTGCGATGCCGGGTCAGAATCGGCTGGGGCGAGGAGGATCCTTGGATCCCGGCGTCACGAGCGACCGTCGTACAGGATCTTCTACCCGGACACGCCGAAATTGTGACGGTGGCAGGAGTGGGCCACCTTGCGCCCATCGAAGCGCCTGGCGTAGTCCACCGAGAACTGGAGGAATGGTTGGTCGAGACGTCAGAGGCTGACGCGTGA
- a CDS encoding stealth family protein, producing MTDRTDVIPFGGRFALRITSTTPHQAMVEDLLFVRDALDKAHIAYLLVRGNDERPVIALDENSRESTKAALIAACVSEPFYCKTVDVKRGKAVLLADGLPADTSEARIFRLYRPRAEPKSGLNYGASTAVQLEFWAFSPSEIYLPVENSLTRRTIKPDEAVRGTVERFGKTWPTIENMFADHASDINFDVDIVFSWVDGSSAEFQAQRARRMQNYVVGEGDASAARFRQIDELKYALRSIHMYAPWIRRIFVATDSDRPAWLADDPRVTFVPSETFFVDTSVLPTHNSQAVEAQLHHIPGLSEHFLYSNDDMFFGRPVGPQMFFSPGGISMFIEATTRIGLGYNDADRSGFENAARVNRRLLQDRFGLMTTRHLEHAATPLRKSVLQEMENEFPDEFASTAASVFRASTNISVTNSLYHYYALMSGRAVVQRDAKVTYIDTTAHAGLHLMESMLPKRAVDFFCLNDGSFPEVDLEVRTRRVTEFLDRYFPIVAPWES from the coding sequence CTGACGGACCGCACCGACGTCATTCCGTTCGGGGGACGATTCGCCCTTCGGATCACTTCTACAACGCCGCACCAGGCGATGGTCGAGGACCTGCTGTTCGTTCGGGACGCGCTCGACAAAGCACACATCGCCTATCTCCTGGTACGCGGCAATGACGAACGGCCGGTCATTGCGCTCGACGAAAACTCACGCGAATCGACCAAAGCTGCACTGATAGCCGCGTGCGTCTCCGAGCCGTTCTATTGCAAGACGGTCGACGTCAAGCGCGGCAAAGCGGTTCTGCTTGCCGACGGCCTGCCCGCCGACACGTCGGAGGCCCGCATCTTCCGCCTGTATCGTCCGCGCGCCGAGCCGAAGAGCGGACTGAACTACGGCGCGTCCACGGCAGTGCAGCTGGAGTTCTGGGCGTTCTCCCCATCGGAAATTTACCTACCGGTGGAGAATTCGCTCACCCGACGCACAATCAAGCCCGACGAGGCAGTCCGCGGAACCGTCGAACGATTCGGCAAGACCTGGCCGACGATCGAGAACATGTTCGCCGACCACGCGTCGGATATCAATTTCGACGTCGACATCGTGTTCTCCTGGGTCGACGGTTCGTCGGCAGAATTTCAGGCACAACGTGCTCGGCGTATGCAGAACTACGTCGTCGGAGAGGGTGACGCATCGGCCGCGCGTTTCCGGCAGATCGACGAACTGAAGTACGCGCTGCGCTCGATCCACATGTATGCGCCGTGGATTCGCCGGATTTTCGTCGCCACCGATTCCGACCGTCCCGCGTGGCTCGCCGATGACCCGCGTGTCACCTTCGTGCCGAGCGAAACCTTCTTCGTCGACACATCGGTTCTGCCGACACACAATTCACAGGCCGTCGAAGCTCAACTGCACCACATCCCCGGCTTGTCGGAGCACTTCCTCTACTCGAACGACGACATGTTCTTCGGTAGGCCGGTCGGTCCGCAGATGTTCTTCTCCCCCGGCGGGATCAGCATGTTCATCGAGGCGACGACCCGAATCGGATTGGGTTACAACGACGCCGACCGCAGCGGTTTCGAGAACGCGGCTCGGGTGAACCGTCGCCTGTTGCAGGATCGATTCGGTCTCATGACCACTCGCCACCTCGAACACGCGGCAACACCGCTGCGCAAGAGTGTGCTGCAGGAGATGGAGAACGAATTTCCCGACGAGTTCGCCTCCACCGCGGCAAGCGTTTTCCGCGCGAGCACCAACATCTCGGTGACGAACTCGCTGTACCACTACTACGCCCTGATGAGCGGCCGAGCCGTCGTACAGCGCGACGCGAAAGTCACCTACATCGACACCACCGCGCACGCCGGGTTGCACCTGATGGAGAGCATGCTCCCGAAACGGGCCGTCGATTTCTTCTGCCTCAACGACGGCAGTTTCCCCGAGGTCGATCTCGAGGTTCGCACCCGCCGCGTCACCGAGTTCCTCGACCGGTACTTCCCGATCGTGGCGCCCTGGGAAAGTTAG
- a CDS encoding mycothiol transferase — translation MNHAAVLADAFGRIKEVVHDTLDDIPAPALTYRVDSDANTIAWLIWHLTRVQDDHVAGVAGSEQIWTADGWNERFALPFDDGAIGYGQSSSDVAAVTTGADLLRDYHDAVYAKTVAYVNSLSADDLDRVVDENWEPPVTLGVRLVSVVSDDLQHAGQAAYVRGVFDRA, via the coding sequence GTGAATCACGCTGCAGTGCTGGCCGATGCTTTCGGACGCATCAAGGAGGTCGTGCACGACACCCTCGACGACATCCCTGCCCCGGCGTTGACGTACCGGGTCGATTCGGACGCCAACACGATCGCATGGTTGATCTGGCATTTGACGAGGGTTCAGGACGACCACGTCGCCGGTGTCGCGGGCAGCGAACAGATATGGACCGCGGACGGATGGAACGAGCGGTTCGCTCTGCCGTTCGACGACGGTGCGATCGGCTACGGCCAGTCTTCGAGCGACGTCGCGGCGGTCACCACCGGAGCGGATCTGTTGCGTGACTACCACGACGCCGTGTATGCCAAAACCGTTGCCTACGTGAACTCGTTGAGCGCCGACGATCTGGATCGGGTGGTCGACGAAAACTGGGAGCCCCCGGTCACGCTCGGCGTTCGCCTTGTCTCGGTGGTCTCCGACGACCTACAGCACGCAGGTCAGGCGGCCTACGTTCGAGGAGTGTTCGACAGGGCCTGA
- a CDS encoding class I SAM-dependent methyltransferase, translating to MHTHDEPVFDQPFWDNLYTEQDQRWSGNANPVLVAEVSKLTPGTALDIGSGEGGDARWLADNGWRTTGADISEVAIERARAHQGGRDIEWLHRDLLEWEPENTYDLVTAHFFQLPPHQTGPAFTRFGAAVATGGHLLIVGHSPHDHLASQHKHAQLLFDVDAITSLFDGDDWTVVVAEDRARESADPDGTPAERKDTVVLLRRR from the coding sequence ATGCACACACACGACGAGCCAGTATTCGACCAACCGTTCTGGGACAACCTGTACACCGAGCAGGACCAGCGCTGGAGCGGCAATGCGAATCCCGTTCTCGTGGCCGAGGTATCGAAGCTCACTCCGGGGACAGCCCTCGACATCGGCAGCGGCGAAGGCGGCGACGCCCGGTGGCTGGCCGACAACGGCTGGAGAACTACAGGAGCCGACATCTCCGAGGTCGCGATCGAGCGTGCACGCGCACATCAAGGTGGCCGCGATATCGAATGGCTTCACCGTGACCTCCTGGAGTGGGAACCGGAGAACACTTACGACCTGGTGACTGCGCACTTCTTTCAGCTTCCGCCGCACCAGACGGGACCGGCCTTCACGCGGTTCGGAGCCGCCGTCGCCACCGGCGGACATCTGCTCATCGTCGGTCACAGCCCACACGACCACCTCGCATCGCAGCACAAACACGCTCAACTGCTCTTCGACGTCGACGCGATCACGTCGCTGTTCGACGGCGATGACTGGACAGTCGTGGTGGCCGAGGATCGGGCCCGCGAATCCGCGGACCCGGACGGCACTCCGGCCGAGCGCAAGGACACCGTCGTGCTGCTTCGACGCCGCTAG
- a CDS encoding iron-siderophore ABC transporter substrate-binding protein — MQLASRRRTAVLSGFLAATLVIGGCSSSTEGVSTESTGGDFETVTIDSALGQAVITEKPERIVTLGMGSAETAIALGTVPVAVEEYPWGSDDSGYLPWIDEALDDDHLPQQFTGGTELSVEAVLALDPDLILAPWSGITQQQFDSLNAFAPVVAYEEQPWTITWEDQISVIGKAMGEEQKAADEIDKIKSRFADATAAHPEYKDLTFSYIYNTGPGTLGVFLAEEQRVAMVRALGLQVDPVVYTLDETEGTDSSVIGLENANLLNDSDLIFTFYSDSQNRSDTEAQPAYNQIPAIARGSVVAPTEQPFVTGSSIINPLTVPWALERYVPMIDDAVGKL; from the coding sequence ATGCAACTCGCTTCTCGCCGGCGCACCGCGGTGCTGTCCGGATTCCTGGCTGCCACGCTGGTGATCGGCGGTTGTAGTTCGTCGACCGAGGGCGTATCGACGGAGTCGACCGGCGGCGATTTCGAGACCGTGACGATCGATTCGGCTCTGGGGCAAGCAGTCATCACCGAGAAACCAGAGCGCATCGTGACACTCGGCATGGGTTCGGCCGAGACGGCGATCGCGCTGGGGACCGTTCCCGTCGCTGTCGAAGAATACCCCTGGGGCAGTGACGATTCGGGGTACCTCCCCTGGATCGACGAGGCGCTCGACGACGATCACCTGCCCCAACAGTTCACTGGCGGCACCGAGCTGAGCGTCGAAGCGGTACTCGCGCTCGACCCGGATCTCATTCTCGCGCCGTGGTCCGGCATCACTCAACAGCAGTTCGACTCACTGAACGCGTTCGCGCCCGTTGTCGCCTACGAGGAACAGCCCTGGACCATCACCTGGGAAGACCAGATCTCCGTGATCGGCAAGGCGATGGGCGAAGAGCAGAAGGCCGCCGACGAGATCGACAAGATCAAGAGCCGGTTCGCCGACGCCACCGCCGCGCATCCCGAGTACAAGGACCTCACCTTCTCCTACATCTACAACACCGGTCCCGGCACGCTCGGCGTCTTCCTTGCCGAAGAGCAGCGCGTCGCGATGGTGCGGGCCCTCGGCCTGCAGGTCGACCCCGTCGTCTACACGCTCGACGAGACCGAGGGCACCGACTCGTCGGTCATCGGGCTCGAGAACGCAAACCTGCTGAACGATTCGGACCTGATCTTCACGTTCTATTCCGATTCCCAAAACCGCAGTGACACAGAGGCTCAGCCCGCGTACAACCAGATCCCGGCGATTGCGCGCGGATCGGTGGTTGCTCCGACCGAGCAGCCGTTCGTCACCGGTTCCTCGATCATCAACCCGCTGACCGTGCCGTGGGCGCTCGAGCGGTACGTCCCGATGATCGACGACGCCGTCGGCAAGCTCTAG
- a CDS encoding NADPH:quinone reductase — MKAIAYSRNGDSSVLNLVEREVPEPGPGEVRVKVVVSGVNPTDWKNRTGATGELAFDEVVPNQDGAGIIDAAGPGVEGLAVGDRVWLYLSQHQRPTGTAQEYTVVPATRVVRLPENVSFDVGASLGVPAMTAHRALTVSEDGPTHLAPSSLEGKTVLVAGGAGAVGHAAIQLARWAGATVITTVSGPEKAALATAAGAHHVVNYKTGDAVAEIRAVAPNGVDLVVEVAPAQNAELNAAVTSTRASIAVYANNGGDTITLDVRPNMVLNTRYQFILLYTVGEAALKAAEQDVSNAAAAGVLNVGEDAGLPLQRFPLADSAAAHDAVENGFVGKVLIDI; from the coding sequence ATGAAGGCAATCGCATACTCCCGCAACGGTGACTCCTCGGTACTGAACCTCGTGGAACGCGAGGTCCCCGAGCCCGGACCGGGCGAGGTCCGCGTCAAGGTCGTGGTCTCGGGCGTGAACCCGACGGATTGGAAGAACCGAACCGGCGCCACTGGCGAGCTGGCTTTCGACGAGGTGGTCCCCAACCAGGACGGCGCCGGCATCATCGACGCGGCAGGTCCGGGTGTCGAAGGCCTCGCCGTCGGCGACCGAGTCTGGCTCTACCTCTCCCAGCACCAGCGGCCCACCGGCACCGCACAGGAGTACACGGTGGTGCCCGCCACCCGGGTCGTCCGACTTCCCGAGAACGTCAGCTTCGACGTCGGCGCCTCCCTCGGTGTACCCGCAATGACAGCTCACCGCGCACTGACCGTGTCCGAGGACGGACCGACACATTTGGCTCCTTCGTCGTTGGAAGGCAAGACGGTCCTCGTGGCCGGTGGCGCTGGAGCCGTCGGACATGCGGCGATACAGCTGGCTCGGTGGGCAGGGGCGACCGTGATCACCACCGTCAGCGGCCCCGAGAAAGCCGCACTTGCGACGGCCGCCGGTGCGCATCACGTCGTGAACTACAAGACCGGTGACGCCGTGGCCGAGATTCGCGCAGTCGCGCCGAACGGCGTCGACCTCGTCGTCGAGGTGGCTCCAGCGCAGAACGCCGAACTGAATGCGGCAGTGACCTCGACCCGCGCGTCGATTGCCGTGTACGCCAACAACGGCGGCGACACGATCACCCTCGATGTCCGGCCGAACATGGTCCTGAACACGCGATACCAGTTCATCCTGCTCTACACCGTCGGCGAGGCGGCATTGAAAGCAGCCGAGCAGGACGTGTCCAACGCAGCTGCGGCTGGAGTATTGAATGTCGGCGAGGACGCCGGGCTGCCGCTGCAGCGATTCCCGTTGGCAGATTCCGCTGCTGCCCACGACGCCGTCGAGAACGGGTTCGTCGGAAAGGTTCTGATCGACATCTGA
- a CDS encoding MerR family transcriptional regulator has product MKIGEVSNVLGTEVHVLRHWDDMGVVSPQRTSTGQREYSEENLTRLRIVLACRRVGISLPDIRSILHRSEPGRTAVIERRIQAIRTQRAHLDSSEQFLLHVISCRHDLLTRCVQCTEYAVSEAGH; this is encoded by the coding sequence ATGAAGATCGGCGAGGTATCGAATGTGCTCGGAACGGAAGTGCATGTCTTGCGGCACTGGGACGACATGGGTGTCGTGAGTCCCCAGCGGACTTCGACGGGGCAGCGAGAGTACAGCGAGGAGAACCTCACGCGCCTCCGCATCGTCCTGGCATGCCGGCGGGTGGGGATCAGTCTGCCGGATATTCGGTCGATCCTGCACAGAAGCGAACCCGGCAGGACAGCCGTGATCGAGCGCCGAATACAGGCCATTCGCACTCAACGAGCCCACCTGGACAGTTCGGAACAGTTCTTACTGCACGTGATCTCCTGCAGACACGACCTGCTCACGCGGTGTGTTCAGTGCACGGAGTACGCGGTGAGCGAGGCCGGCCACTAA
- a CDS encoding alpha/beta fold hydrolase: MKFTRSKAAAAAAAVAASLTFGAGTASAQDLPTVVLVHGAFADTSSWDGVAAGLRARGYTVVTPENPLRGPGYDSAAVEKVVEDIDGPVVLVGHSYGGTVITNVHADNVESLVYVAAFVPTAGEPAALALDPIRFGLTSLLPPVLGLGIVDDSTNILGKNVDGYIAPALFKQYFAPDVSDEQAAKMIASQKSIAATALIEPSEPPSWAGTPSYALIPQQDQIIPPASEKFMAERAGAQITEVPGSHAVLVSNPGAVVDLVVKAS; the protein is encoded by the coding sequence ATGAAGTTCACACGATCGAAAGCAGCGGCAGCAGCAGCCGCGGTTGCCGCAAGCCTTACGTTCGGAGCAGGAACAGCATCCGCCCAGGATCTCCCGACGGTCGTGCTGGTGCACGGCGCGTTCGCCGACACCTCCAGCTGGGACGGAGTCGCCGCAGGCCTCCGCGCACGCGGCTACACCGTCGTCACCCCGGAAAATCCGCTTCGCGGACCCGGCTACGATTCGGCGGCAGTCGAGAAGGTCGTCGAGGACATCGACGGCCCCGTCGTGCTCGTAGGGCATTCGTACGGCGGAACCGTCATCACGAATGTCCACGCCGACAATGTCGAATCGCTCGTGTACGTCGCGGCGTTCGTACCGACGGCAGGCGAGCCCGCAGCGCTTGCACTCGACCCGATCCGCTTCGGACTGACGTCGTTGCTGCCGCCAGTTCTCGGACTGGGGATCGTCGACGATTCCACGAACATCCTCGGAAAGAACGTCGACGGCTACATCGCACCTGCGCTGTTCAAGCAGTACTTCGCACCGGACGTCAGCGACGAGCAGGCTGCGAAGATGATCGCGAGTCAGAAGTCGATCGCCGCCACTGCGCTGATCGAGCCGAGCGAGCCGCCGTCGTGGGCGGGCACCCCGAGCTACGCGCTGATCCCGCAGCAGGATCAGATCATCCCGCCTGCGTCGGAGAAGTTCATGGCCGAGCGCGCCGGTGCGCAGATCACCGAGGTACCGGGCTCACACGCTGTTCTCGTCTCGAACCCGGGTGCCGTGGTAGACCTCGTCGTGAAGGCCTCCTAG
- a CDS encoding VanZ family protein, producing MPLKYYVPLAISGFAALIILFTPASGVPSGFEHSDKIIHFSLFAALAYSSRFAAIGVMKTLTWTVGFAILSEVLQAVLPLGRSGSALDALFDVFGVIAGLLVAVRFVPARSAIH from the coding sequence ATGCCGCTGAAGTATTACGTTCCGCTCGCGATCTCGGGTTTCGCGGCCCTGATCATCCTGTTCACCCCGGCGTCGGGAGTGCCGAGCGGATTCGAGCACAGCGACAAGATCATTCACTTCTCCCTCTTCGCTGCGCTGGCGTACAGCTCACGATTTGCCGCGATCGGCGTCATGAAGACCCTGACCTGGACGGTGGGTTTCGCGATCCTGTCCGAAGTCCTGCAGGCAGTGTTGCCGCTGGGCCGCAGTGGCTCCGCACTCGATGCCTTGTTCGACGTGTTCGGGGTCATTGCGGGCCTGCTGGTCGCCGTGCGCTTCGTCCCTGCCCGGTCAGCTATACACTGA